The following proteins are co-located in the Phycisphaeraceae bacterium genome:
- a CDS encoding AMP-binding protein, with amino-acid sequence MSLVGSILKHVLTSPRRVAVVDDRKSYTYGEIFGGALFVAEKLDQITSAKTVGLMLPTSGSFPVALLGAWLSKRVAVPYNYLLNKDDLAYVIGDSGADTIITVGPMLDFIGGAQMLPAGIKVLRLDEMAFSGIAPLRWPPLTSTQDPAVILYTSGTSGRPKGVELTHGNLLSNTRGGIEHARITRADTFLGVLPQFHSFGLTALTLIPLSVGAKVVYTARFIPRKVVKLIAEHRPEVIMAVPSMYGALLTVKDAERDDFKSVRLAISGGEALPDSIFQEFHNRLGVTLLEGYGLTETSPVATWSTPYAFRYRSVGTPLRNIEVLIVDEQDQPLAPGCEGEILISGPNIMRGYHKMPAETATVVLNRKVAGYKNSRWFRTGDLGHVDPDGFLFITGRKKDMLKVAGEMVIPREIEECLGKHLTVKAAAVIGRKDDIRGEVPVAFVEMKEGETFNEKVLREWCRENLAAFKVPRDIRHIEALPRNPTGKILRRELKAD; translated from the coding sequence ATGAGTCTTGTCGGCTCCATTCTCAAGCATGTCCTGACCAGTCCCCGCCGGGTCGCGGTCGTCGATGACCGCAAGTCCTACACCTACGGCGAGATATTCGGTGGTGCCCTCTTCGTCGCGGAAAAGCTCGATCAGATCACCTCCGCAAAGACCGTCGGCCTGATGCTGCCCACCAGCGGCAGCTTCCCCGTCGCACTGCTGGGGGCATGGCTCTCTAAACGAGTCGCGGTTCCTTACAACTATCTGCTCAACAAGGACGACCTGGCATACGTCATCGGAGACAGCGGTGCGGACACCATCATCACCGTCGGCCCGATGCTCGATTTCATCGGCGGCGCACAAATGTTGCCTGCGGGAATCAAGGTATTACGACTCGACGAAATGGCTTTCAGCGGTATAGCCCCGTTACGCTGGCCGCCTCTCACATCCACTCAAGATCCGGCGGTGATTCTCTACACCTCCGGCACAAGCGGACGCCCTAAAGGCGTTGAACTGACACATGGCAACCTCCTGAGCAATACCCGTGGCGGCATCGAACATGCCCGGATCACTCGTGCAGATACTTTTCTCGGAGTGCTTCCGCAGTTTCACAGCTTTGGATTGACCGCGCTGACACTGATCCCACTGAGTGTCGGAGCCAAGGTCGTTTACACGGCAAGATTTATCCCTCGCAAAGTGGTGAAACTCATCGCCGAGCATCGTCCCGAAGTGATTATGGCTGTGCCCTCCATGTACGGCGCGCTGTTGACGGTCAAAGATGCAGAACGAGACGACTTTAAATCAGTACGGCTGGCGATCAGCGGCGGCGAGGCATTGCCGGATTCGATTTTTCAGGAGTTCCACAATCGTCTCGGGGTGACGTTGCTTGAAGGCTATGGCCTGACGGAAACCTCACCGGTCGCAACATGGTCCACTCCTTACGCGTTTCGTTATCGCAGCGTTGGTACGCCGCTGCGTAATATTGAAGTTCTCATTGTGGACGAGCAGGATCAGCCCCTTGCACCGGGTTGTGAAGGGGAAATTCTGATCTCCGGCCCCAACATCATGCGCGGCTATCACAAGATGCCAGCCGAAACCGCAACGGTCGTTCTGAACCGTAAAGTGGCTGGGTACAAAAATAGCCGTTGGTTTCGCACGGGTGACCTCGGCCATGTCGATCCGGATGGGTTTCTGTTTATCACTGGACGGAAAAAAGACATGCTCAAGGTCGCCGGCGAAATGGTAATCCCCCGAGAGATCGAGGAATGTCTCGGAAAGCATCTGACAGTGAAAGCTGCTGCGGTAATCGGCAGGAAAGACGACATCCGTGGCGAGGTGCCGGTGGCGTTTGTCGAAATGAAGGAAGGCGAGACGTTCAACGAAAAGGTTCTGCGCGAATGGTGCCGTGAAAATTTAGCGGCGTTTAAAGTACCTCGAGATATACGACACATCGAGGCACTGCCACGAAATCCAACGGGAAAGATTTTAAGGCGTGAGCTGAAGGCTGATTGA
- a CDS encoding TIM barrel protein, with protein sequence MPLGYNKVLGDQRLAPEARPHRVAIAAWPTMMGGGDPRNSTLGALLGFLKASGYEGLEFAPGSFGRFFPGDAGSVLARKARREVDKADLRVFGATLHLGDTQLRKLGWLGPVVDDMKSIQDLGGEFASFQYEIHPDYYNTAGAYRDDEDYLKWCAETVAKLRDEAWKLGLNFYLEVHVDRITEDPAALCRILEMCSCELNGDMSHFLSRGFLKGKHVSRIQNQLGHTHARIARLYGDLSAPVPNPKEDWAAKGMTWQLFQLMKPSLAQGLSSRTISGETGPYQTVVDSLTQDASLVPLWRAMARYADAGAQGITMKVDEPSDLKPWG encoded by the coding sequence ATGCCGCTGGGTTACAACAAGGTTCTGGGGGATCAGCGACTTGCACCTGAAGCTCGTCCACACCGCGTGGCAATCGCTGCGTGGCCGACCATGATGGGTGGCGGCGATCCTCGCAACAGCACACTTGGTGCGCTTCTGGGATTTTTGAAGGCTTCCGGGTACGAGGGACTGGAGTTTGCCCCCGGCAGCTTTGGGCGGTTTTTCCCTGGTGATGCAGGCTCAGTGTTGGCACGTAAAGCGCGACGTGAGGTTGATAAGGCTGATTTGCGAGTCTTTGGTGCGACACTTCACCTGGGCGACACGCAACTACGAAAGCTCGGCTGGTTGGGGCCGGTCGTGGATGACATGAAGTCCATCCAAGACCTCGGCGGCGAATTTGCGAGTTTCCAATACGAAATACACCCGGATTACTACAACACCGCCGGAGCCTATCGGGATGATGAGGACTACCTCAAGTGGTGCGCTGAGACAGTCGCGAAGCTGCGGGACGAGGCATGGAAGCTCGGTCTGAATTTCTATCTGGAGGTCCATGTGGACCGCATCACCGAAGATCCCGCTGCGCTCTGCAGGATTCTTGAGATGTGCTCATGTGAGCTTAACGGTGACATGTCTCACTTCCTCTCACGAGGCTTCCTCAAAGGTAAGCATGTCAGCAGAATCCAAAATCAACTGGGTCACACTCATGCGCGCATCGCGCGGTTGTATGGTGATCTCTCCGCTCCGGTACCCAATCCCAAAGAGGATTGGGCTGCCAAGGGTATGACTTGGCAACTATTCCAGCTCATGAAGCCCTCGCTGGCGCAGGGGTTGAGTTCCCGTACGATCAGCGGTGAGACAGGGCCGTACCAGACCGTCGTCGATTCCCTGACACAAGATGCGAGCCTGGTGCCGCTCTGGCGTGCGATGGCGCGGTATGCGGATGCGGGCGCGCAGGGAATTACGATGAAAGTGGATGAGCCGAGCGATTTGAAGCCCTGGGGTTAA
- a CDS encoding M20/M25/M40 family metallo-hydrolase, whose product MAASEIAQSAASPAFRQYLVDLLVEIVKIDTTPRPDVALSQKNEALVFDILEREFKKYGFAASSTERPAIDPAIGKHPFFSNLYYSMTKENPKGLTVEECYKGRTNLLFNVDGEQKSGKGVNQAVDVHIDVISPYFPPRVEGDRVYGRGACDDKGNTIALMGALKLIGEHLRKSGKRLNKHFTGLIVIEEETGGNGSLSIAIDRNLKKRYDSLVVLEICESRLFPGNRGAVWYKLEGTLPNVNLFEAAAFIVEEMEKEGRSIKSESDHPLFPHRPVQTCHGMMGSSGEHPSRINGRIDFEIHLNKAGASKARKLILDVTNFAIEEYIGRYGDKTKVNDPRTGKPKVDHHVDVVEAAHGFTVQVHGSTGHMGSILENDGAITKMAQIVRGLIRSRKAIETASDGKMELRQVNWSDSSHLVMEGGQGFLPTHPIDQVQQRMREAVWRGADHYFRLVGVNGKGADIFKVTYEKLHNAAFAGAADSLDMLNAIESAKLAGIWKNEPIRGWDVSCDSRIFACEYPGMPVITTGPGSLNSAHSDSEHIEITEMVKFAEFLAYFILKQTGTEI is encoded by the coding sequence ATGGCCGCTTCTGAAATCGCTCAATCCGCCGCGTCACCCGCTTTTCGTCAGTATCTGGTCGATCTGCTTGTCGAAATCGTGAAGATCGACACCACCCCGCGACCAGACGTGGCACTCTCACAGAAAAACGAAGCGCTGGTTTTCGATATCCTCGAGCGGGAGTTCAAGAAATACGGCTTCGCTGCATCATCCACGGAGCGGCCGGCGATCGATCCTGCTATCGGGAAACACCCCTTCTTTTCCAACCTTTACTACTCCATGACCAAGGAGAATCCCAAAGGGCTCACCGTCGAGGAGTGTTACAAAGGACGAACAAATCTTCTATTCAATGTGGACGGCGAACAGAAGTCCGGCAAAGGCGTAAACCAGGCGGTTGATGTACATATTGATGTGATCTCTCCGTATTTTCCGCCACGAGTCGAAGGCGATCGCGTTTACGGACGCGGTGCGTGCGACGACAAGGGTAACACCATCGCACTGATGGGCGCGCTCAAGCTCATCGGTGAACACCTCCGAAAATCCGGGAAACGGCTTAACAAACATTTCACCGGCCTGATCGTGATTGAAGAAGAAACCGGCGGAAACGGTTCGCTATCTATTGCGATCGATCGCAACCTGAAAAAACGGTACGACAGCCTCGTCGTGCTTGAAATCTGTGAGAGTCGTCTTTTTCCCGGAAATCGCGGCGCGGTTTGGTACAAGCTCGAAGGCACATTGCCAAACGTCAATCTCTTTGAGGCGGCGGCATTCATTGTTGAGGAAATGGAAAAAGAAGGTCGCTCCATCAAGTCCGAGAGCGACCACCCGTTATTCCCGCACCGACCCGTCCAGACCTGCCACGGCATGATGGGCAGCAGCGGCGAACACCCATCGCGCATCAATGGCCGAATCGATTTTGAAATTCATCTCAACAAAGCTGGCGCATCAAAAGCCCGCAAACTCATTCTCGATGTGACGAATTTCGCCATCGAAGAATACATCGGTCGGTATGGCGATAAGACCAAGGTAAACGATCCGCGAACCGGTAAACCCAAAGTCGATCACCATGTGGATGTGGTCGAGGCGGCGCATGGATTTACCGTCCAGGTTCACGGTTCGACCGGCCACATGGGTTCGATCCTCGAAAACGACGGGGCAATCACAAAAATGGCCCAGATCGTTCGCGGCCTGATACGCAGTCGAAAAGCCATCGAGACGGCAAGCGACGGAAAAATGGAACTGCGTCAGGTGAACTGGTCCGATTCGTCACACCTGGTGATGGAAGGCGGGCAAGGCTTTCTGCCAACACATCCGATCGATCAGGTACAACAACGCATGCGAGAGGCAGTGTGGCGCGGCGCAGATCATTATTTCCGCTTGGTAGGCGTGAACGGGAAAGGAGCGGACATATTCAAGGTTACATACGAGAAATTACATAACGCCGCGTTTGCCGGCGCAGCAGATTCTCTCGATATGCTCAACGCTATCGAGTCCGCCAAACTTGCTGGTATCTGGAAAAATGAACCGATCCGCGGCTGGGATGTATCTTGCGATTCACGCATTTTCGCCTGCGAATATCCCGGCATGCCGGTTATCACAACCGGTCCAGGGTCGCTCAACTCGGCTCATAGTGACAGCGAACACATCGAGATCACCGAAATGGTGAAGTTCGCGGAGTTTCTGGCATATTTCATTTTAAAGCAGACGGGCACAGAGATCTGA
- a CDS encoding fumarylacetoacetate hydrolase family protein, whose amino-acid sequence MKLYRTRRGSLVEHENKTYLLEGIDWDQLINHNDLAGYLRDSISKMKPLAASVQPADLLPPIVSQEVWAAGVTYFRSRDARMEEAKKAGGGSFYDRVYSADRPELFFKASPHRVVGTGQNVRIRHDSRWNVPEPELTLVINNHGRIIGYTIGNDMSSRDIEGENPLYLPQAKVYSQSCALGPCILVADSTPAKETSIELIIVRNGREVFRGATTLAQLKRTPEELVGWLFRDNSFPAGTFLLTGTGVVPPDEFTLQPGDEIRITIEPIGTLINRVE is encoded by the coding sequence ATGAAACTCTACCGCACTCGCCGTGGCTCGCTCGTCGAGCACGAAAACAAGACCTATCTGCTCGAAGGTATCGACTGGGATCAGTTGATCAACCACAACGATCTCGCTGGATATCTGCGCGACTCGATCAGCAAAATGAAACCGCTCGCTGCATCAGTACAGCCCGCAGATCTTCTGCCGCCAATCGTCTCACAGGAGGTATGGGCTGCGGGAGTCACCTACTTCCGAAGCCGTGACGCAAGAATGGAGGAAGCCAAGAAAGCGGGTGGAGGCAGTTTTTACGATCGCGTTTATTCGGCGGATCGGCCGGAATTATTTTTCAAAGCATCACCTCACCGAGTCGTCGGCACAGGTCAGAACGTCCGCATCAGACATGACTCCCGATGGAATGTCCCCGAACCTGAACTGACGCTGGTAATCAACAATCACGGCAGGATCATCGGATACACGATTGGTAACGATATGTCCTCTCGTGACATCGAAGGCGAAAATCCGCTCTATCTCCCGCAAGCCAAGGTCTATTCACAAAGCTGTGCCCTGGGCCCATGCATCCTTGTAGCTGACTCGACGCCGGCGAAGGAAACCTCCATCGAACTCATCATCGTGCGGAATGGTCGGGAAGTATTCCGTGGCGCGACCACACTGGCCCAGTTAAAACGTACTCCGGAGGAACTCGTGGGCTGGCTATTTCGTGACAACTCATTCCCTGCGGGAACATTTCTGTTGACTGGTACCGGAGTCGTTCCGCCCGATGAATTTACGCTCCAGCCGGGAGATGAGATTCGGATCACGATTGAACCGATCGGCACGTTGATCAATCGCGTGGAGTAG
- the truB gene encoding tRNA pseudouridine(55) synthase TruB, which yields MNPGIHLIHKPIGPTSFSVVQSCAGNIDARRLPRRPRICHGGALDPFASGLLLILIEPATKLFDYLHDVPKIYEASIRWGVETDNDDPSGRIISTGNPSQLSPHQLEIALADFTGWHEQIPPATSNKRINGERAYVKAHRGDMVTLPLSRVYLHEAHWLEHDLPHESRLRISVRGGFYVRSLARELGRKLGCGAHLSQLRRVAIGPWNDPGPDKRVEIHGRQVLPWTQSREVTEAEARELLKGNTIAQETLIAPDWHLPDGFPNSGLVVRGFQRGRLCFLLSPINERLGLLAALRGGL from the coding sequence ATGAATCCTGGTATTCATCTCATTCATAAACCCATTGGCCCGACCAGTTTTTCGGTCGTTCAATCCTGCGCTGGAAATATTGACGCTCGCCGCCTGCCTCGTCGTCCGCGCATCTGTCATGGCGGCGCACTGGATCCTTTCGCTAGCGGACTGCTTCTGATCCTCATCGAGCCGGCGACAAAGCTCTTCGATTACCTGCACGATGTACCGAAAATTTACGAGGCGTCGATCCGCTGGGGAGTGGAAACCGACAATGATGACCCCAGCGGCCGAATCATTTCCACCGGCAACCCCTCACAGCTTTCCCCGCATCAGCTTGAAATCGCTCTGGCTGACTTCACAGGTTGGCATGAGCAAATTCCGCCAGCCACGAGTAACAAGCGCATCAATGGCGAGCGGGCGTATGTGAAAGCACATCGTGGAGACATGGTCACACTCCCTCTATCTCGTGTCTATTTGCACGAAGCGCATTGGTTGGAACACGATCTGCCGCACGAGAGCCGCTTGCGCATCAGTGTGCGAGGCGGGTTTTATGTGCGATCTCTGGCGCGAGAGCTTGGCCGAAAACTTGGGTGCGGCGCGCACCTGTCGCAACTGCGTCGTGTTGCAATCGGTCCATGGAACGATCCTGGACCCGACAAGCGCGTCGAAATCCATGGTAGGCAAGTCTTGCCATGGACCCAGAGCCGTGAAGTAACTGAAGCCGAAGCCAGAGAACTACTCAAAGGAAATACCATCGCACAAGAAACACTCATTGCGCCTGATTGGCATTTGCCGGATGGCTTTCCAAACTCCGGCTTGGTTGTACGTGGATTTCAGCGCGGCCGGTTGTGTTTTCTGTTATCCCCTATAAATGAACGATTGGGCCTGCTCGCTGCGCTTCGCGGTGGGCTGTGA